In Gadus chalcogrammus isolate NIFS_2021 chromosome 23, NIFS_Gcha_1.0, whole genome shotgun sequence, a genomic segment contains:
- the LOC130377171 gene encoding tubulin alpha chain, testis-specific-like: MRECISIHVGQAGVQIGNACWELYCLEHGIQPDGKMLGDIPIGKVDDSFNTFFSETGAGKHVPRAVFVDLEPTVVDEVRTGTYRQLFHPEQLLTGKEDAANNYARGHYTIGKEIVDCVLDRVRKLSDQCTGLQGFLIFHSFGGGTGSGFASLLMERLSVDYGKKSKLEFAVYPAPQVSTAVVEPYNSILTTHTTLEHSDCAFMVDNEAIYDICRRNLDIERPTYTNLNRLMGQIVSSITASLRFDGALNVDLTEFQTNLVPYPRIHFPLVTYAPVISAEKAYHEQLSVAEITNACFEPANQMVKCDPRNGKYMACCMLYRGDVVPKDVNQAIATIKTKRTIQFVDWCPTGFKVGINYQPPTAVPGGDLAKVQRAVCMLSNTTAIAEAWARLDHKFDMMYAKRAFVHWYVGEGMEEGEFSEAREDLAALEKDYEEVGLDSTEGDEEEGDEY; encoded by the exons ATG CGGGAGTGCATCTCCATCCACGTGGGCCAGGCCGGAGTGCAGATCGGCAACGCCTGCTGGGAGCTGTACTGCCTGGAGCACGGCATCCAGCCGGATGGAAAGATGCTCGGCGATATACCCATCGGCAAGGTGGACGACTCCTTCAACACCTTTTTCAGTGAGACCGGGGCTGGGAAGCACGTCCCCCGGGCTGTGTTCGTAGACCTCGAGCCCACTGTCGTAG ATGAGGTCCGCACAGGGACTTATCGCCAGCTGTTCCACCCAGAGCAGTTGCTCACTGGCAAGGAGGATGCTGCCAACAACTACGCCCGTGGCCACTACACAATCGGCAAAGAGATAGTAGACTGTGTGCTGGACAGAGTCCGAAAGCTG TCGGACCAGTGCACTGGTCTGCAAGGCTTCCTCATCTTCCATAGTTTTGGCGGGGGCACCGGCTCTGGGTTTGCCTCCCTGCTCATGGAAAGACTGTCTGTGGACTACGGCAAGAAATCCAAACTGGAATTTGCAGTCTATCCTGCACCTCAG GTGTCCACGGCAGTAGTGGAGCCCTACAACTCTATCCTGACCACCCACACCACACTGGAGCACTCGGACTGTGCCTTCATGGTGGACAACGAGGCCATCTATGACATCTGCCGCCGGAACCTGGACATCGAGCGCCCCACCTACACCAACCTCAACCGCCTGATGGGCCAGATCGTCTCCTCCATCACCGCCTCGCTGCGCTTCGACGGCGCCCTCAACGTGGACCTGACGGAGTTCCAGACCAACTTGGTGCCCTACCCCCGAATCCACTTCCCGCTGGTCACCTACGCCCCGGTCATCTCTGCAGAGAAGGCCTACCACGAGCAGCTCTCCGTGGCGGAGATCACCAACGCCTGCTTCGAGCCGGCCAACCAGATGGTGAAGTGCGACCCTCGCAACGGCAAGTACATGGCCTGCTGCATGCTGTACCGCGGAGACGTGGTGCCAAAGGACGTGAACCAGGCCATCGCCACCATCAAAACCAAGAGAACCATTCAGTTTGTCGACTGGTGCCCCACTGGCTTCAAG GTTGGGATCAACTACCAGCCCCCCACAGCGGTGCCAGGGGGGGACCTGGCCAAGGTCCAGAGGGCCGTGTGCATGCTGAGCAACACCACAGCCATCGCTGAGGCCTGGGCACGACTTGACCACAAGTTTGACATGATGTACGCCAAGCGGGCGTTTGTTCACTGGTATGTGGGGGAGggaatggaggagggggagttcTCTGAGGCCCGTGAGGACCTTGCTGCACTGGAGAAAGACTACGAGGAGGTGGGGTTGGACTCTACtgagggagatgaagaggaaggagaCGAGTATTAA